The following proteins come from a genomic window of Achromobacter sp. AONIH1:
- a CDS encoding GrpB family protein → MPMPTPEAIMRHYDSDPDENPWVRGKPAPESIVIVAYDPEWPARYDGLAADLRRALGPVALDIQHIGSTAVPGLPAKPVIDIDVAVADPTREDLYVPALEALGYELRVREPSWHQHRCLQLALPRVNLHVFGPDCPEAIRHRMFRDWLRGSAEDRQRYAQAKQGAASDTQDMTQYNQRKQDVVRDIYDRVFRAAGFIA, encoded by the coding sequence ATGCCCATGCCCACCCCCGAAGCCATCATGCGCCACTATGATTCCGACCCGGACGAGAACCCCTGGGTCCGCGGCAAGCCCGCGCCGGAATCCATCGTCATCGTGGCCTATGACCCGGAATGGCCGGCGCGCTATGACGGGCTGGCGGCCGACCTGCGCCGCGCGCTGGGCCCGGTTGCCCTGGACATCCAGCATATAGGCTCCACCGCGGTGCCCGGTCTGCCGGCCAAGCCGGTCATCGATATCGACGTGGCCGTGGCCGACCCCACGCGCGAGGACCTGTACGTGCCGGCCCTGGAGGCGCTGGGCTACGAGCTGCGCGTGCGCGAGCCGTCCTGGCATCAGCACCGCTGCCTGCAATTGGCCTTGCCGCGCGTGAACCTGCACGTGTTCGGCCCTGACTGCCCCGAGGCAATCCGTCATCGCATGTTCCGCGACTGGCTGCGCGGCAGCGCCGAGGATCGGCAGCGGTATGCACAGGCCAAGCAGGGCGCGGCCAGCGATACGCAGGACATGACGCAGTACAACCAGCGCAAGCAGGACGTGGTGCGCGACATCTACGACCGCGTGTTCCGCGCGGCCGGTTTCATCGCCTGA